The Theileria orientalis strain Shintoku DNA, chromosome 2, complete genome genome has a window encoding:
- a CDS encoding Conserved hypothetical protein (0): MYKIICNQLYKLSFRSSVLRVNSRYSKIVNRNVYSVKNVTNNNKLFINKNYICTSRNIIKQNSLRSTNRRFHHQEGVKNDKIEEGKIRKDESEGENEANDVNGHLKEDGITKRERAMRRIKSRFQKIKTYIKQNKRVQNFKVYINQNKRIQDFKVFLRNSQRFQRFRSYATQKRQNLKGLTNKVKRREKLRELKKRFVARSKAFSILTVLTLKRYGKIGVFIYLSVYVATLAGMNAIVFMNYLTSEHVRKALNYFDITSLKVPDVDSPFAKFTVAYIATKLVEPLRLVVSVMITIAVTRILKR; this comes from the exons ATGTACAAGATAATATGTAATCagttgtataaattaagttTTAGAAGTAGTGTACTAAGAGTTAACAGTAGAtatagtaaaatagtaaatagaaatgtgtatagtgtaaaaaatgttacaaataacaataagttgtttataaataaaaattatatatgtacGAGTagaaatataataaaacaaaatagttTAAGAAGTACAAATAGAAGATTCCATCACCAAGAAGGAGTAAAGAACGATAAAATAGAGGAAGGAAAGATAAGGAAAGATGAAAGTGAAGGGGAAAATGAAGCAAATGATGTAAATGGGCATTTGAAGGAGGATGGAATCACGAAAAGAGAACGAGCAATGAGGAGAATCAAAAGTAGATTCCAAAAAATCAAAACGTACATAAAACAGAATAAAAGAGTGCAGAACTTTAAAGTATACATAAACCAAAACAAGAGGATACAGGACTTTAAGGTGTTTTTGAGAAACAGCCAGAGGTTCCAAAGGTTCAGAAGCTACGCTACGCAGAAGAGGCAGAACCTGAAGGGGCTCACGAACAAGGTGAAGAGGAGGGAGAAGCTGCGAGAACTGAAGAAGAGGTTCGTGGCGAGGTCGAAAGCG TTCAGCATACTCACGGTGTTGACGCTGAAGAGGTACGGGAAAATCGGAGTCTTCATATACCTCTC GGTCTACGTGGCGACGCTGGCGGGGATGAACGCGATAGTGTTCATGAACTATTTGACGAGCGAGCACGTGCGGAAGGCGCTCAACTACTTCGACATCACCTCCCTTAAGGTGCCGGACGTGGACAGCCCCTTCGCAAAGTTCACGGTGGCCTACATAGCgacgaagctggtggagcCGCTGAGGCTGGTCGTGTCAGTAATGATCACAATCGCAGTGACGAGGATACTAAAACGCTAA
- a CDS encoding uncharacterized protein (membrane attack complex component/perforin/complement C9 family protein) — MLIRNSLCNEYLGCGYNLLYNKKKQEESADSYVIDTNYKNPVVKFNFSGDMSNINSTLEYLHPDGTYIYSSPNCSNKLEQSQNKSEKALSSELSIDVINANADASLNKSKDNTSHKNKLEKTVYCSTFVAGINQAHHTEFTRDFITAVLSLKRTLRSEKKRGCVVKLYKKKVCSTVRKSWSDFLNSYGTHYISKIVLGGKIVYKEEEGASSNSDSKSRNLSLSLTGIDVKNANDKDNLLNKEAKNLTTSVYGGLTYDNNKHWFNELKKDPVPIKLVLTSFKDVFHKYGILKEYIQFIKIH; from the exons ATGTTAATTAGGAACTCATTATGCAATG AGTATCTAGGATGCGGCTACAActtattgtacaataagaagaagcaggaggAGAGTGCGGACAGCTATGTAATCGATACGAACTACAAAAACCCAGTTGTCAAGTTCAACTTTTCCGGAGATATGAGCAATATAAACAGTACTCTCGAGTACTTACATCCAGACGGAACGTATATTTACAGCTCGCCAAATTGTTCA AATAAACTGGAACAAAGTCAAAACAAGAGTGAGAAGGCGTTAAGTTCTGAACTGTCGATTGATGTTATCAACGCCAATGCGGACGCGAGCCTGAACAAATCTAAGGATAATACATCACATAAGAACAAACTGGAAAAAACTGTTTACTGTTCCACATTCGTGGCAGGAATTAACCAAGCTCATCACAC AGAATTTACAAGGGACTTCATAACAGCAGTTTTAAGCTTAAAACGTACCCTGAGGTCTGAGAAGAAAAGAGGCTGCGTCGTCAAGCTGTATAAAAAGAAAGTGTGCTCAACCGTCAGAAAATCGTGGAGCGACTTTTTAAACTCGTATGGAACTCATTACATCTCTAAAATCGTACTAG GTGGTAAAATAGTctacaaggaggaggagggaGCTTCTTCAAACAGTGATAGTAAATCGAGAAACTTAAGCCTCAGTTTAACTGGAATAGACGTCAAAAACGCCAATGACAAGGACAACCTGCTAAACAAGGAAGCGAAGAACCTTACTACTAGCGTCTATGGTGGCCTAACTTACGACAACAATAAACATTGGTTCAATGAGCTTAAGAAGGACCCCGTTCCCATTAAACTCGTCTTAACCTCGTTCAAGGACGTCTTTCACAAGTACGGCATACTCAAGGAATACATtcagtttataaaaatacattag
- a CDS encoding clathrin-coat assembly protein, translating into MTVSQFFILSPSGDVLLSRNFRNESTKNIDRFYKHLKERGDSVPLFELDGMLYFYIRRSSLYFVITTKYITSPSYVFELLQKITNFLKDFIGLLNEESIKNNFILAYEILDEILDYGYAQCLDINQLKQKIYNTSTISSNNTFKPVINSSNQTVIPSIVSNKSLINPNNKNEIFIDILEKVTAKMSAEEMKYTIEGQIQVKSYLKGFPTIELFLNRDLKMQLLGAQNMQNASSTRSIDANYTEAIESGLESVVNNCTFDESADISSLEREKVIKFVPKEGEYTLMTYRVLGSLNLPFKIMPTVNISENKCSLSIKVVSCLPFDINSFFLLTCKLPSNIKNITMSFHPKSFNQGYTEVELNADITFTSSNVNVKQFGPINMMFEIPLYNVSDVKIDIGIYVEAIKTTNIDKGRKITTTFKAGIINYFR; encoded by the exons ATGACCGTATCGCAATTCTTTATACTCTCGCCTAGTGGAGATGTTCTATTATCCAGGAATTTTAGAAATGAGTCGACGAAAA ACATTGATCGATTCTATAAACATTTGAAAGAAAGAGGTGACTCAGTGCCACTGTTTGAGTTGGACGGAATGTTGTACTTTTATATTAGAAGGTCGAGCCTATACTTTGTAATAACGACAAAGTACATAACCTCGCCATCGTACGTGTTTGAATTGcttcaaaaaataacaaatttcCTAAAA GATTTCATAGGACTGTTGAACGAGGAGAGcataaaaaataactttaTTCTGGCGTATGAAATATTGGACGAAATATTGGACTACGGATACGCACAGTGTCTGGATATAAATCAGCTAAAacagaaaatatataacacatCGACAATATCGTCGAACAATACG TTTAAACCGGTgataaatagtagtaacCAGACGGTGATACCGTCAATAGTGAGTAACAAGTCACTGATAAACCcaaataacaaaaatgaGATATTCATTGACATTCTGGAGAAGGTGACGGCAAAAATGAGCGCAGAAGAAATGAAGTACACAATTGAAGGCCAAATACAAGTTAAATCGTACCTGAAGGGGTTCCCAACGATAGAGCTATTTCTAAACagagatttaaaaatgcAGCTTCTGGGAGCACAAAATATGCAAAACGCCTCAAGCACAAGGTCAATTGACGCAAATTACACTGAAGCTATTGAAAGTGGTCTTGAGAGTGTAGTGAACAACTGCACGTTTGACGAAAGCGCCGACATATCAAGCCTAGAAAGAGAAAAGGTGATAAAGTTTGTGCCAAAGGAGGGCGAGTACACACTGATGACATACAGGGTTCTAGGATCGCTGAACCTGCCATTTAAAATCATGCCAACAGTGAACATCTCTGAAAACAAG TGCAGTTTGAGTATTAAGGTGGTGTCGTGCCTGCCTTTCGATATTAACTCATTTTTCCTCTTGACCTGTAAATTGCcgtcaaatattaaaaacataacAATGTCGTTTCATCCCAAGAGCTTCAATCAa GGGTACACTGAGGTTGAATTGAACGCTGATATTACATTCACAAGCAGTAACGTTAATGTTAAGCAGTTTGGGCCAATAAACATGATGTTTGAGATACCTCTGTATAACGTATCCGATGTCAAG ATAGATATAGGTATATACGTTGAAGCTATTAAAACTACTAACATTGataaaggaagaaaaataaCTACAACCTTTAAAGCCGGCatcataaattatttcaGATAA
- a CDS encoding Conserved hypothetical protein (0) yields the protein MSDNSIQSADKAVLDKKMREFENAKTLLISSKRPKAFLIRTACELLAGGTEVLILSALGDAMGLCLQLQMLLVTKNAATTFKIETLLNKCANEKSKNPFYIPGLLVYMRKHPEFKGSRISPGYIVFSPKTANPTPLYETNPTEFVVSVDAGNPELSVGGAGVNGAFGSLFQEMGYDLNSFRTLFTDLLKHTRKLNNEDPTQFMATAEEPNNHVLFSLCRIPNDSSYFKHENEGVVFVTIFKNKFPHSNSHNLGFVYVVGPNGANYKTVDDFLDAVHKLGDNMVTALCDYNGTAKRETAKKLPRVTTCRLCLVSGGIYKHPEVTKLDVAKSLLNGVAEGYRHGPTPRFNFAYDEDVFRVVSTSYKYLVKDGLEI from the exons ATGTCGGATAACAGCATACAAAGCGCAGACAAGGCAGTACTGGACAAGAAGATGCGCGAGTTTGAAAACGCCAAAACTCTGTTGATATCCTCTAAAAGACCAAAGGCCTTCCTCATAAGAACAGCGTGCGAGTTGCTGGCAGGAGGTACAGAAGTATTGATACTGAGTGCTCTTGGCGACGCAATGGGACTTTGTTTGCAACTTCAGATGCTTCTCGTCACAAAGAACGCAGCCACGACCTTTAAGATAGAAACGCTGCTTAACAAGTGCGCTAACGAAAAGTCTAAGAACCCGTTCTACATCCCAGGATTGCTGGTGTACATGAGGAAACACCCGGAATTCAAGGGCTCGAGAATCTCACCGGGATACATCGTATTCTCGCCGAAGACTGCAAATCCAACGCCACTATACGAGACTAATCCCACGGAGTTCGTAGTGTCAGTGGACGCTGGAAACCCGGAACTCTCGGTCGGAGGAGCGGGAGTCAACGGAGCATTTGGCTCACTCTTCCAAGAAATGGGCTATGACTTAAACTCTTTCAGAACACTTTTCACAG ACCTATTAAAGCACACACGTAAACTAAATAACGAGGACCCTACGCAGTTTATGGCAACAGCTGAAGAACCAAACAATCACGTGCTATTCTCACTTTGCAGAATCCCGAATGATTCctcttattttaaacatgaaAACGAAGGAGTCGTTTTCGTGAcgatatttaaaaataagtttcCACATTCCAAC AGTCACAATTTGGGATTTGTGTACGTAGTTGGGCCGAACGGAGCTAACTATAAGACAGTAGACGACTTCCTCGACGCAGTACACAAGTTAGGAGACAACATGGTCACAGCGTTGTGTGACTATAACGGGACGGCAAAGCGCGAAACAGCAAAAAAGCTCCCCAGAGTAACAACGTGCCGCCTATGCCTAGTATCTGGAGGGATCTACAAGCACCCAGAAGTGACGAAGCTGGACGTAGCAAAGTCGCTGTTAAAC GGTGTGGCCGAAGGATACAGGCACGGACCTACGCCTAGGTTTAACTTTGCATACGATGAAGACGTATTCAGAGTGGTAAGTACAAGTTACAAGTATTTGGTAAAAGATGGACTCGAAATATAG
- a CDS encoding ubiquitin-conjugating enzyme E2 produces MCTYLLFLATIWPVLSVKFGSTPRFQLALGINRNNLSSLRIQNEIVLFNKNTPPSCKLEVFGKNNSIWIVSWTGLPGTIYSGEKYKLKIILPDGYPLKPPIIYFLQPAPVHPHVYSNGDICMSSIGSEYLPSASISSFVVSIISMLSSAKEKRLPIDNHLRKI; encoded by the exons atgtgcacttatttattgtttctgGCCACAATCTGGCCAGTATTGTCCGTTAAGTTTGGAAGTACACCGAGATTCCAACTAGCACTGGGAATAAATCGCAACAACCTATCAAGTTTAAGAATACAAAAC GAAATAGTTCTATTCAACAAAAACACACCGCCGAGTTGTAAATTAGAGGTGTTTGGGAAGAATAATAGCATATGGATAGTGTCATGGACGGGGCTGCCAGGAACAATATACTCAGGGGAGAAGTACAAGTTGAAGATAATCCTCCCCGACGGGTACCCGCTGAAGCCACCAATAATATACTTCTTACAACCAG CACCGGTGCACCCGCACGTGTACTCGAACGGGGATATTTGCATGAGTAGCATCGGCTCGGAGTATCTCCCCTCGGCCTCAATATCGAGTTTCGTAGTCTCAATCATATCGATGTTGTCGTCCGCAAAGGAGAAGCGCCTGCCTATAGACAATCATCTACGTAAGATTTGA
- a CDS encoding uncharacterized protein (heat shock protein DnaJ family protein) yields the protein MDNRQCPMDFGRFEPYEDRRRRTFVPVLLCCRVYIHTTNLSSTQDYLNKRNNLSRGLNHYDILELDPNCSKEDIRHSYYHFAKMFHPDKCGSDEYAFLLDQVKTAYETLSNEYKRVHYDIVNCNFDEELMNDKLIPIYDRMRQKYYTFINDNVETYLLLVNSQFIQQGLIIKKALYGNLTLVNPEELKSLSTIENKHLKGPYIDVTVQLQLLIQNGVLNLNSGAPTSFGYLPGFYNPIDFERSEGIDESQLYILYLFRNNVHEVTLNDHSCVRLPMKSHLVYGNYIKGPFPLSNLALMV from the exons ATGGACAATCGCCAGTGCCCTATGGATTTTGGACGCTTTGAGCCATACGAAGATCGGCGACGAAGGACCTTTGTGCCGGTCTTGTTGTGTTGCAGAGTTTACATACACACCACTAATTTGTCATCAACAcaa GATTACTTGAACAAACGCAATAACTTGAGCAGGGGTTTAAACCACTACGATATCCTGGAGCTGGACCCCAATTGCTCAAAAGAAGACATTAGGCACTCATACTACCACTTTGCAAAAATGTTCCACCCAGATAA GTGTGGAAGTGACGAATACGCGTTCCTACTGGATCAAGTGAAAACGGCATACGAAACACTTTCCAATGAGTATAAGAGAGTGCATTACGATATCGTCAACTGTAACTTCGATGAGGAGCTTATGAATGACAAATTGATTCCAATTTACGATCGTATGCGTCAgaaatattacacattcataAATGATAACGTGGAAACGTATTTACTCCTAGTAAACAGTCAGTTCATTCAACAAG GACTGATAATTAAGAAAGCGTTATATGGGAACTTGACTCTAGTAAACCCGGAAGAATTGAAATCTCTATCAACTATAGAGAACAAACATCTGAAGGGCCCATATATAGATGTCACAGTCCAGTTGCAACTGCTGATACAAAACGGAGTATTGAACTTGAACTCGGGAGCTCCGACTTCTTTCGGATATTTGCCTGGATTCTACAACCCAATTGATTTT GAGAGGAGTGAGGGGATTGATGAGTCGCagttatacatattatacTTATTCAGA AACAATGTTCACGAGGTGACGCTGAATGACCATTCGTGCGTTCGTTTGCCAATGAAGTCGCATTTGGTGTACGGAAATTATATCAAAGGGCCATTTCCTCTCTCAAATTTAGCATTAATGGTATAA